One stretch of Meriones unguiculatus strain TT.TT164.6M chromosome 7, Bangor_MerUng_6.1, whole genome shotgun sequence DNA includes these proteins:
- the LOC110541870 gene encoding olfactory receptor 4S2 gives MASSTFSMEGVNNVTEFIFWGLSQNPEVEEVCFVVFSFFYLVIVLGNLLIMLTVCFGNLFKSPMYFFLNFLSFVDICYSSVTAPKMIVDLLVKKKTISYVGCMLQLFGVHFFGCTEIFILTVMAYDRYVAICKPLHYMTIMDRERCNKILLGTWVGGFIHSIIQVALVVQLPFCGPNEIDHYFCDVHPVLKLACTDTYIVGVVVTANSGTIALGSFVILLISYTVILISLRNQSSEGRRKALSTCGSHIAVVIIFFGPCTFMYMRPDTTFSEDKMVAVFYTIITPMLNPLIYTLRNAEVKNAMRKLWTRKVSWETTGK, from the coding sequence ATGGCCTCAAGTACTTTTTCCATGGAAGGAGTAAACAATGTCACTGAATTCATTTTTTGGGGTCTTTCTCAGAATCCAGAGGTTGAAGAAGTATGCTTtgttgtgttttccttcttttacttggtcattgtgctagGAAACCTCCTCATTATGCTGACAGTTTGCTTTGGCAATCTTTTCAAGTCTCCAATGTATTTTTTCCTCAACTTTCTATCTTTTGTGGACATTTGCTACTCTTCAGTCACAGCACCCAAGATGATTGTTGACCTGTTAGTGAAGAAAAAAACTATTTCCTATGTGGGGTGCATGTTACAACTTTTTGGTGTTCATTTTTTTGGTTGCACTGAGATCTTCATCCTTACAGTCATGGCATATGATCGATATGTGGCCATCTGTAAACCTCTCCACTACATGACTATCATGGACCGGGAAAGATGCAATAAGATATTGCTGGGGACATGGGTGGGTGGGTTCATACATTCTATTATCCAAGTGGCTCTGGTGGTGCAGCTCCCCTTTTGTGGACCCAATGAGATTGATCACTACTTCTGTGATGTACACCCTGTGCTGAAACTTGCCTGCACAGACACCTACATTGTTGGTGTTGTTGTGACGGCCAACAGTGGTACCATTGCACTGGGAAGTTTTGTCATCTTGCTAATCTCATACACAGTCATTCTCATATCTCTAAGAAATCAATCATCTGAAGGAAGACGCAAAGCTCTCTCCACATGTGGATCCCACATTGCTGTGGTCATCATCTTTTTTGGTCCCTGTACTTTCATGTATATGCGGCCTGACACCACCTTTTCAGAGGACAAGATGGTTGCTGTATTTTACACCATTATCACTCCCATGCTGAATCCTCTAATTTACACTCTAAGAAATGCAGAAGTGAAAAATGCAATGAGGAAGCTGTGGACTAGAAAGGTTTCCTGGGAGACTACTGGGAAATAG
- the LOC110544476 gene encoding olfactory receptor 4C16-like has product MKLNINVTEFIFLGLTQDPSRKNIVFAIFLFFYIGTLAGNLLIIATIKTSQALGSPMYFFLFYFSLSDTCFSTTVAPRTIADSLLKEASITFNECIIQVFTFHFFGSLEIFILVLMAVDRYVAICKPLHYMTIMNHQVCGVLVALVCVGSCVHSLVQIFLALSLPFCGPNEIEHYFCDLQPLLKLACSDTYMINLLLVSNSGTLCTLSFLMLMVSYVIILYSLRNHSAEGRRKALFTCVSHIIVVILFFVPCISIYTRPANTFPMDKMISVFYTICTPFLNPLIYTLRNAEVKNAMIKLWIKRILDDK; this is encoded by the coding sequence ATGAAGCTGAATATCAATGTGACTGAGTTCATTTTTCTCGGCTTGACACAGGACCCCAGTAGGAAGAACATAGTGTTTGCCATTTTCCTGTTCTTTTACATAGGAACATTAGCAGGTAACCTACTGATCATTGCTACCATCAAGACAAGCCAGGCCCTTGGGAgtcccatgtacttcttcctgttCTACTTCTCCTTGTCTGACACCTGCTTCTCTACAACCGTAGCTCCCAGAACAATTGCAGATTCTCTGCTGAAGGAGGCCTCTATCACCTTCAATGAGTGCATAATCCAAGTCTTTACATTCCATTTCTTTGGTTCCCTGGAGATCTTTATCCTCGTTTTAATGGCTGTTGACCGCTACGTGGCCATCTGTAAGCCCCTGCACTATATGACCATAATGAACCACCAGGTCTGTGGAGTGCTGGTAGCTCTAGTCTGTGTGGGATCCTGTGTTCATTCTTTAGTTCAGATATTTCTGGCCTTGAGTTTACCCTTCTGTGGTCCCAATGAGATTGAACACTACTTTTGTGACTTGCAGCCACTGTTGAAACTTGCCTGTTCAGATACATACATGATCAACCTGCTTCTGGTTTCCAATAGCGGGACCCTTTGTACACTGAGTTTCCTCATGCTGATGGTCTCCTATGTCATCATCCTGTATTCCTTGAGAAACCACAGTGCtgaagggagaagaaaagcactGTTCACTTGTGTCTCCCACATCATagtagtcattttattttttgtgccttGTATATCCATTTATACACGCCCTGCAAACACCTTCCCTATGGATAAGATGATATCAGTGTTTTATACAATTTGTACACCTTTTCTAAACCCTCTGATTTACACATTGAGGAATGCAGAGGTTAAAAATGCCATGATAAAGTTGTGGATCAAAAGAATCTTAGATGATAAATAA